From a single Streptomyces sannanensis genomic region:
- a CDS encoding TetR-like C-terminal domain-containing protein: MPEPPAPDSRAGNARDCQHHSGHPPRLRHGGLSAADPTRPAACARAVHGFAVLEAEGAFGLPENSNESYDLLIHMMIA; the protein is encoded by the coding sequence ATTCCAGAGCCCCCGGCGCCGGACAGCAGAGCCGGTAACGCGAGGGACTGTCAACATCATTCTGGCCACCCTCCGCGCCTACGGCATGGAGGACTCTCCGCGGCCGATCCAACGCGACCCGCTGCCTGCGCGCGGGCCGTCCACGGCTTCGCGGTTCTGGAAGCCGAAGGCGCGTTCGGACTTCCCGAGAACTCGAACGAGAGCTACGACCTGCTGATCCACATGATGATCGCGTGA